In the genome of Lynx canadensis isolate LIC74 chromosome X, mLynCan4.pri.v2, whole genome shotgun sequence, one region contains:
- the LOC115507184 gene encoding ferritin light chain-like has protein sequence MSTQIQQNYSAQMEAALQRLVNLHLQASYTYLSLRFYFEGGNDVAPKGMGRFFQELAEEKREGAHRLFKMRNQWSGCPFLQDWQELSQDGWRGSVDAMEAAMALEKNLNQALLDLHALGAANGDPGLCDLLKSHFLEEEMKVIKKMGDHLTNLRRLAGPQAGLGCYREY, from the exons ATGAGCACCCAGATCCAGCAGAATTATTCCGCCCAGATGGAGGCTGCACTCCAGCGCCTGGTGAACCTGCATCTGCAGGCCTCCTACACCTACCTCTCTCTTCGCTTCTATTTTGAAGGAGGCAACGATGTAGCTCCGAAGGGCATGGGCCGCTTCTTCCAAGAGTTAGCTGAGGAGAAGCGTGAGGGCGCCCACCGTCTCTTTAAGATGCGAAACCAGTGGAGCGGCTGCCCCTTCCTTCAGGACTGGCAAGAGCTGTCCCAAGATGGGTGGCGTGGCAGCGTGGACGCCATGGAAGCCGCCATGGCCTTGGAGAAGAACCTGAACCAGGCCCTTTTGGATCTGCATGCCCTGGGTGCCGCCAACGGAGATCCCGGTCTCTGTGACCTCCTCAAAAGCCACTTCCTAGAGGAGGAGATGAAAGTCATCAAGAAGATGGGCGACCACCTCACCAACCTCCGCAGGCTGGCTGGCCCTCAGGCCGGGCTGG GTTGCTACCGAGAATACTGA